A single genomic interval of Anopheles marshallii chromosome 2, idAnoMarsDA_429_01, whole genome shotgun sequence harbors:
- the LOC128719727 gene encoding 3-ketodihydrosphingosine reductase, whose product MNHSTEIILTIAGIVLVHGLIFYFLTRKSRLIKGKHVVVTGGSSGIGLWAAIECVRLGAHVTIIARNVSLLEKAKEELEKRRIRDTQLIQFRSVDLSKSYDAVKNTLEELERAVGPIYMLINCAGMAICGTVEDTSIEDARKLMDVNYFATYFPTRYVLPKMKEAGDGIIVITASQAALMGIYGYGAYAASKFALRGLAETIAMEARHRGVSVTLALPADTDTPGFEAENRSKPEETKIISGSGGLAKPEHVGKRIVQDALKGSFFSIMGLESWVLSILCVGMAPWRGPLLCFVQFYLLGPLRLIGLALQWNFQRIIKNCAKQRQRT is encoded by the exons ATGAACCATTCCACCGAAATCATTCTGACCATTGCCGGCATTGTGCTGGTACACGGGTTAATTTTCTACTTTCTCACACGAAAGTCCCGACTGATTAAGGGCAAACATGTGGTCGTTACGGGCGGTTCCAGTGGGATCGGGCTGTGGGCAGCGATCGAGTGCGTACGATTAGGGGCGCATGTTACTATCATCGCACGCAACGTGTCCCTTTTGG aaaaagcgaaagaagaGCTCGAAAAGAGACGCATCCGTGACACGCAACTGATACAATTCCGTTCGGTGGATCTTTCCAAGAGTTACGATGCGGTGAAGAACACACTGGAAGAGTTGGAGCGAGCGGTCGGACCGATCTACATGCTTATCAACTGTGCCGGTATGGCCATTTGCGGTACAGTCGAGGACACCTCGATCGAGGACGCCCGGAAACTGATGGATGTGAACTATTTCGCTACCTACTTCCCGACCCGCTACGTTTTGCCAAAAATGAAAGAAGCCGGGGACGGAATCATCGTGATTACTGCGTCCCAGGCAGCGCTGATGGGAATTTATGGTTACGGCGCGTACGCTGCCTCCAAGTTTGCCCTTCGTGGATTAGCCGAAACGATCGCAATGGAAGCACGGCATCGTGGTGTTAGTGTGACGCTTGCCCTTCCGGCCGATACCGATACACCCGGGTTTGAGGCAGAAAATCGTTCCAAGCCGGAGGAAACGAAAATTATTTCCGGATCGGGCGGACTAGCAAAACCGGAGCACGTCGGCAAGCGGATCGTGCAAGACGCACTGAAGGGTTCGTTTTTCTCCATTATGGGACTGGAAAGCTGGGTGCTGAGCATTCTGTGCGTCGGAATGGCACCGTGGCGTGGACCATTGTTGTGCTTTGTGCAGTTTTACCTGTTGGGACCGCTGCGGCTAATCGGGCTGGCACTGCAGTGGAACTTCCAGCGGATTATAAAGAACTGTGCCAAACAGCGACAACGTACATGA
- the LOC128707978 gene encoding nuclear pore complex protein DDB_G0274915 — MFDRSMERERSGTRQAEARSSTMKSVPPSSSSASRNQSTPSRLSSFAGSAMGLDRTLSTPPVAESTHIGSTSFSSAWNGTSIGGQSKRRPTSPLLNNRTLFKSSGNLTGIGRVNSRVLTDAQSPGLVNRLVRYYDRSQSQTMNRSQSLSSVYNKPGQFPLVQLRKQELRYANSSSSRRNGNFSMVRIAPPERSLFHTNKRSSIFRSGSLLLPSTNESASETSLFSGLGSARNGPTGGGGGEEADVENRVITPCAELEATPTRSVLDALKEISRKRINSEELDADRIKKQCQELSELDAAGSGPPSSTAAVAIGTHGMATKRTREQATESSPSSPSELGPGLGGVARLPSSGGEQQSQKKRLCIKNNDILSSLSSSLVTMNTPKRIMVPRAERRFIANHATSMSMSSPTMGTMPTSSSTMVGPATPEKFSNLALNTPESLRRSESPRAPNGHPSRTSSNLDHWKQPVRGASNEPMEQAPTQHRAPPKITLFNRPYETAISTSSADKSGSPSARGNSRIIASDGEEDEHGEGSGKVQFVKPKEKSPNDITLSGLGTSGFSSSRDPLKKPAPSKLTVMLKCLSGDLDDYEEEEEQQQPPQPRLSQALTQSRTGFSIGRPTSAKDTVDAMPKELPTIVAPKPANVTVADTVVTPVSSPSPPSSRTVTNGLSALINNPIKDTGLGKIASPASKEPSTETTAAKPSEKKTPEINVAQQSEAAKSSTFTFGSGGATLATIPSTPPKTIASTGFTLPIKPTTTTAAEQSSTVATATTFTFGTSVQSSAAPSSSSPFAALSTSNLISFSPATAGKLPTPVLQFGGSPVTSSTVTTTATPTSTPTFSFTGGASKTATPASITTTTTSPQIASSASLPTFGAGSTFGGFKLPVSPTVASSSSGQPQTNTNSTTTATMSAATAVPPVLNFGFSGAASNKPATTSATIPTFGAGSLLTSTAVSTVGSAITITSVVPVAGSGAFTFGSGNTATNAAPISAFTFGTAAAATAAKASPTATGTKSAVSSSLAPATTFPTFGSLAGTTGQAPATTTSNTSGTITNQTPSQPFMFGGVKPTPATTANIFGAATTTTSSAPSDGSNSGGKTNLFASAASQPQPNATPSMFGAVVAGQASTAGNTATGTSIFGGAIGTTGTGTAGGAPSPFTFGANKAVTGTPAPTNGAPNNALAATGSIFGNAASISSPAGIPAPTGGIFTFGSTKPTAAPGTTQQSIATPPQQQQQQHQQQPNAPATLPNSQVIPTFGAGSGTATNATPFTFGAVANKTPAGTTPGSGMFGTMSNNTAGTVGGNTSTSAVPTFGAGAMNGTGPVPTFGGGSIFGNTQRPGTATPSAQNQVAGSIFGATQPNGPQSVSNNAAAAPAPTASSGGLFTFGATNSAASSNNNTSSGTFGATGVTGSTFGGFNATGGGLANGIGTTNQTTTPNKPFTFGATNTNAGGTMQQNNLNPQQQATPSAPGGFNFNLGSNAAKPFNFTGGIGSVNTNGNVSSPPMFGSPVATGGNTNPAGNASPFTFGAMVNGGNSSTGNNTSATPGPFTFGASVGQQGPGAGGGVTSPFNFSAGNVAAVAPQPQQQPGAAFNFGGQQQQQQQQPFGMVGGVTPAFGAPPAFGGPGVVPGGGVMPTFSIGTNSTPNGPTVGQRRIKVATRRVK, encoded by the exons atgttcgatcgatcgatggagCGAGAAAGATCGGGTACGCGTCAGGCGGAAGCACGCAGCAGCACGATGAAATCCGTCCCACCGTCATCGTCATCCGCGAGCAGGAATCAAAGTACACCGTCAAGGTTGAGTTCCTTTGCGGGCAGTGCGATGGGTTTGGATCGGACGCTCAGTACACCACCGGTCGCTGAATCGACGCACATCGGCAGCACCAGCTTCAGTTCTGCCTGGAACGGTACCAGCATCGGTGGACAGTCCAAACGGAGGCCCACCTCACCTTTACTGAACAACCGCACACTGTTCAAAAGCAGTGGGAATCTGACGGGAATTGGCCGTGTTAACTCACG CGTTCTGACTGATGCGCAAAGTCCCGGTTTGGTGAATCGATTGGTGCGCTATTACGATCGGAGCCAGTCACAAACGATGAATCGTTCCCAGTCTCTATCGAGCGTGTACAACAAACCGGGACAGTTTCCTTTGGTGCAGTTGCGCAAGCAGGAGCTGCGGTACGCGAACAGCAGTTCGTCCCGGCGGAATGGAAACTTCAGTATGGTCCGCATAGCGCCACCGGAACGTTCCCTCTTTCACACGAACAAGCGCAGCAGCATTTTTCGCAGCGGTTCGTTGCTCCTACCGAGCACAAACGAGTCAGCCAGCGAAACGTCTTTGTTCAGCGGTTTGGGGTCTGCCCGGAATGGACCCACCGGGGGAGGTGGCGGTGAAGAGGCGGACGTTGAAAATCGCGTAATCACACCGTGTGCCGAGCTGGAAGCGACACCGACCCGAAGCGTACTCGATGCGTTGAAGGAAATATCGCGGAAGCGCATTAACAGCGAGGAACTGGACGCGGATCGTATCAAGAAGCAGTGCCAGGAGCTGTCGGAGCTTGATGCGGCCGGCAGTGGGCCTCCATCGTCGACGGCAGCCGTTGCCATTGGAACGCACGGGATGGCAACGAAGCGAACCCGCGAACAGGCGACGGAAAGTAGCCCTTCGTCACCGTCAGAACTGGGACCCGGACTGGGTGGTGTGGCCCGTCTACCAAGCTCAGGTGGCGAACAACAGTCGCAAAAGAAGCGGCTTTGCATAAAAAACAATGACATTCTCAGTTCGCTCAGCTCCAGTTTGGTGACGATGAACACACCGAAGCGAATCATGGTACCACGGGCGGAGCGACGCTTTATCGCGAATCATGCCACTTCGATGAGCATGTCCAGCCCGACAATGGGAACAATGCCAACATCCTCTTCCACCATGGTCGGGCCTGCCACACCAGAGAAGTTCTCCAACTTGGCACTAAACACACCGGAATCGCTAAGGCGAAGCGAAAGTCCAAGGGCACCCAATGGTCACCCAAGCCGGACCAGCTCGAATCTTGACCATTGGAAGCAACCGGTTCGCGGTGCAAGCAACGAACCGATGGAGCAGGCACCTACGCAGCACCGTGCCCCACCAAAGATAACACTCTTTAACCGACCGTACGAAACAGCGATATCAACCTCGTCGGCGGATAAATCTGGCTCACCTTCTGCTAGAGGCAACAGCCGTATAATAGCTAGCGATGGCGAGGAGGATGAACACGGTGAAGGCAGCGGAAAGGTGCAGTTTGTGAAGCCGAAGGAAAAATCACCCAACGATATAACCCTGTCCGGATTGGGTACGAGCGGGTTTAGTTCTTCGCGCGATCCGCTCAAGAAACCGGCCCCATCGAAGCTAACCGTGATGTTGAAGTGTTTAAGCGGCGATCTGGACGACTatgaagaggaagaggaacagcaacaaccaccgCAACCACGCTTATCGCAAGCACTTACACAATCGCGCACCGGGTTCAGTATAGGTCGGCCTACTTCCGCCAAGGATACCGTAGATGCGATGCCCAAGGAACTTCCAACGATCGTTGCCCCGAAGCCCGCAAACGTGACTGTAGCGGATACGGTGGTCACTCCCGTTAGTTCACCGTCGCCTCCTTCGTCACGAACAGTCACAAACGGATTATCGGCTTTGATAAACAATCCCATCAAAGATACCGGGCTTGGTAAGATAGCTTCACCTGCATCCAAGGAGCCCAGCACTGAAACGACTGCTGCGAAAccaagcgaaaagaaaactcccgAAATAAATGTCGCTCAACAATCGGAAGCTGCAAAATCGTCAACGTTTACGTTCGGGTCTGGCGGTGCGACATTGGCTACCATTCCTTCAACGCCACCCAAAACGATCGCAAGTACTGGATTTACCTTACCGATTAAACCCACCACAACTACTGCCGCCGAACAGAGCAGTACTGTTGCCACGGCAACCACATTTACGTTTGGAACATCGGTACAATCGTCTGCCGCTCCATCAAGCAGCAGTCCATTCGCTGCTTTAAGCACCTCGAATTTGATTTCCTTCTCACCGGCTACGGCTGGAAAGCTTCCCACACCCGTACTTCAGTTTGGTGGCAGTCCGGTAACATCATCCACGGTCACCACCACAGCGACGCCAACCAGTACGCCAACATTCTCCTTCACGGGTGGAGCATCTAAAACAGCGACCCCAGCctcaataacaacaacaaccacatcTCCACAGATAGCCTCGAGTGCCAGTTTGCCCACCTTCGGAGCTGGTTCCACGTTCGGTGGCTTTAAACTTCCCGTTTCTCCCACGGTAGCGTCCTCATCATCTGGTCAGCCTCAAACCAATACCAACAGCACCACAACAGCGACGAtgtcagcagcaacagccgtGCCTCCTGTGTTGAACTTCGGTTTCAGCGGTGCTGCCAGCAACAAACCCGCAACAACATCGGCAACAATCCCAACGTTCGGTGCCGGATCCTTGCTTACCAGCACGGCGGTCAGTACGGTGGGCTCTGCGATCACGATCACATCTGTTGTTCCGGTTGCTGGAAGTGGGGCATTCACGTTTGGAAGTGGCAATACCGCAACAAATGCTGCCCCTATCAGTGCGTTTACGTTtggcacagcagcagcagcaacagcagcgaaGGCCAGCCCTACGGCGACCGGTACAAAAAGTGCTGTTTCTTCCTCCTTGGCGCCTGCAACAACATTCCCAACGTTCGGTTCACTGGCCGGAACTACAGGACAGGCACCAGCgacaacaacatcaaataCCAGCGGAACTATTACAAACCAGACGCCATCGCAACCATTCATGTTCGGTGGCGTGAAACCGACGcccgcaacaacagcaaacatatTTGGGGCtgccacaaccaccaccagcagcgcaCCATCCGATGGCAGTAATAGCGGTGGTAAGACAAACCTATTCGCTTCCGCAGCTTCACAACCACAACCGAACGCCACACCGTCCATGTTCGGGGCGGTTGTTGCTGGACAAGCGTCCACTGCTGGAAACACAGCGACGGGAACTTCCATTTTCGGTGGTGCTATTGGTACAACAGGAACTGGAACCGCTGGAGGTGCACCATCTCCGTTCACGTTCGGTGCCAACAAAGCGGTCACCGGAACACCTGCACCGACGAATGGTGCTCCCAACAATGCTCTCGCCGCTACTGGCTCCATCTTTGGCAATGCTGCTTCAATAAGTTCTCCAGCAGGCATACCAGCTCCCACAGGTGGAATTTTCACATTTGGTTCGACGAAACCAACGGCAGCACCAGGCACGACGCAACAAAGTATAGCTACACcaccccaacaacaacaacaacaacatcaacagcagccgAATGCGCCTGCAACACTACCAAATTCCCAAGTTATACCCACGTTCGGTGCTGGTTCTGGTACGGCCACGAACGCAACACCATTCACTTTTGGTGCGGTAGCAAATAAGACGCCTGCGGGTACTACGCCCGGATCCGGAATGTTTGGCACCATGTCAAACAACACCGCTGGAACGGTCGGTGGTAACACCTCTACTTCTGCCGTGCCCACATTTGGTGCGGGCGCTATGAACGGTACTGGCCCAGTTCCGACGTTCGGTGGTGGTTCCATCTTTGGCAATACACAGCGCCCGGGTACTGCTACTCCAAGCGCCCAAAATCAAGTGGCCGGTTCCATCTTTGGAGCAACACAACCGAACGGACCTCAGAGTGTATCGAACAATGCAGCGGCAGCTCCGGCACCAACGGCTTCATCCGGAGGTTTGTTTACCTTTGGTGCGACCAACAGCGCTGCATCCAGTAATAACAACACCTCATCCGGCACGTTTGGTGCAACCGGTGTAACCGGCAGTACCTTCGGTGGCTTTAATGCTACCGGTGGAGGTCTTGCGAATGGTATCGGCACCACCAATCAGACGACGACACCCAACAAACCGTTCACGTTCGGTGCGACCAACACCAATGCCGGTGGTAcgatgcaacaaaacaatctaaacCCGCAACAACAGGCAACACCCAGTGCACCGGGCGGTTTCAACTTTAACCTTGGTTCGAATGCGGCCAAACCGTTTAACTTCACCGGTGGGATCGGTAGCGTCAACACGAACGGAAATGTATCGTCTCCACCAATGTTCGGGTCACCGGTAGCAACGGGTGGCAACACGAACCCAGCCGGCAATGCGTCACCCTTCACATTCGGCGCAATGGTAAATGGGGGGAATTCATCCACCGGCAACAATACGTCGGCCACCCCGGGACCATTCACGTTCGGTGCATCGGTAGGACAGCAGGGCCCGGGTGCAGGTGGTGGTGTAACGTCACCGTTCAATTTCTCTGCCGGTAATGTAGCGGCCGTTGCACCGCAACCACAGCAACAACCGGGCGCAGCGTTTAACTTTGgcggtcagcagcagcagcagcagcagcagccgttcGGGATGGTGGGCGGTGTTACGCCAGCATTTGGTGCACCACCTGCCTTTGGTGGTCCGGGTGTGGTGCCCGGTGGTGGAGTTATGCCAACGTTCAGCATCGGTACGAACTCGACACCTAATGGACCGACGGTTGGCCAGCGGCGAATAAAGGTGGCGACGAGGCGCGTTAAGTGA